In Mercurialis annua linkage group LG5, ddMerAnnu1.2, whole genome shotgun sequence, a single genomic region encodes these proteins:
- the LOC126682134 gene encoding dihydrolipoyllysine-residue acetyltransferase component 2 of pyruvate dehydrogenase complex, mitochondrial isoform X2, with protein MAYASRIINHSKKLGNVPNLLLRQEHGGFVRWFSNGTRFSVDKNDDIGKAHRNGFAPAEKERLFSSMAETSESSFGASRKNGRRTTMQMGNPVSGPLLLKNVSCSQVLARRGFSSDSGLPPHQEIGMPSLSPTMTEGNIARWLKKEGDKVAPGEVLCEVETDKATVEMECMEEGFLAKILKEEGAKEIQVGEVIAITVEDEDDIGKFKDYSPSASDGAAAAKEPSTSTTPPPPKKEAAEEVVRSPEPKTSKPSAAPSGDRIFASPLAKSLAEENNVPLSSIKGTGPDGHIVKADIEDYLASRGKEVSAATTKGKDTTAASIDYVDIPHTQIRKVTASRLLQSKQTIPHYYLTVDTCVDKLMDLRVKLNALQEASGGKRISVNDLVIKAAALALRKVPQCNSSWTDNYIRQYNNVNINVAVQTDNGLYVPVVRDADKKGLSKIGEEVKHLAQKAKENSLKPEDYEGGSFTVSNLGGPFGIKQFCAIINPPQSGILAVGSAEKRVIPGLGPDEFKFASFMSVTLSCDHRVIDGAIGAEWLKAFKGYIENPESMLL; from the exons ATGGCCTATGCATCTCGCATAATCAATCACTCAAAGAAG TTAGGGAATGTTCCTAACTTACTATTGAGGCAAGAACATGGTGGTTTTGTCCGTTGGTTTTCGAATGGTACCCGCTTCTCTGTAGACAAAAATGATG ATATTGGTAAGGCTCATCGTAATGGCTTTGCACCTGCAGAAAAGGAGAGGCTGTTTAGCTCTATGGCTGAAACCAGT GAATCGTCATTTGGTGCATCTAGGAAAAATGGACGAAGGACAACAATGCAAATGGGGAACCCAGTGTCTGGACCGCTGCTCTTAAAGAATGTCTCTTG TTCCCAGGTGTTGGCAAGGAGAGGATTTTCATCCGATTCAG GGCTTCCTCCACATCAGGAGATTGGGATGCCTTCGCTCTCACCAACCATGACCGAG gGGAATATAGCAAGGTGGTTGAAGAAAGAGGGTGACAAAGTTGCACCTGGTGAAGTACTATGCGAAGTTGAAACT GATAAAGCTACTGTTGAGATGGAATGCATGGAAGAAGGTTTCCTTGCAAAGATCTTAAAGGAAGAAGGGGCGAAAGAAATTCAAGTTGGTGAG GTAATTGCTATAACTGTTGAAGATGAAGACGACATTGGCAAATTTAAGGATTACAGTCCTTCAGCTTCAGATGGTGCTGCTGCAGCTAAAGAGCCATCTACTTCTACCACACCTCCTCCACCCAAGAAGGAGGCGGCTGAGGAAGTGGTTAGATCACCGGAACCAAAAACTTCCAAGCCCAGTGCCGCTCCCTCTGGAGATCGCATATTTGCTAGTCCACTTGCAAAAAGTTTGGCTGAAGAGAATAAT GTACCTCTCTCAAGCATTAAAGGAACAGGTCCAGATGGACACATAGTAAAAGCTGATATTGAAGATTATTTGG CTTCACGTGGGAAGGAAGTTTCAGCAGCGACAACTAAGGGAAAGGACACAACAGCTGCTTCAATCGATTATGTCGACATTCCTCATACTCAAATAAGAAAG GTCACAGCTTCACGCTTGTTACAGTCAAAGCAAACTATTCCTCATTATTATCTAACAGTAGATACATGTGTTGACAAACTTATGGA TTTGAGGGTAAAATTGAATGCATTACAAGAGGCCTCAGGTGGGAAGCGAATTTCTGTAAATGATCTTGTTATCAAG GCTGCTGCTTTGGCTCTCAGAAAAGTTCCCCAATGTAATAGCTCATGGACAGATAACTATATTCGCCA ATACAATAATGTGAATATCAATGTAGCCGTACAGACAGATAACGGACTATATGTCCCAGTTGTTAGG GATGCAGACAAGAAAGGTTTATCTAAAATTGGAGAGGAGGTCAAGCATTTAGCCCAAAAAGCCAAAGAAAATAGCTTGAAACCAGAAGATTATGAG GGAGGCTCATTTACTGTATCAAATTTGGGAGGGCCCTTTGGCATCAAGCAATTCTGTGCCATCATCAACCCTCCTCAATCGGGCATTTTAGCAGTTGGCTCTG CCGAAAAGAGGGTTATTCCTGGTTTGGGACCGGATGAATTCAAATTTGCATCCTTCATGTCAGTAACATTAAGTTGCGATCATCGTGTAATAGATG GTGCTATTGGAGCAGAATGGTTAAAGGCATTCAAGGGCTACATCGAGAATCCTGAATCCATGTTGCTGTAA
- the LOC126682134 gene encoding dihydrolipoyllysine-residue acetyltransferase component 2 of pyruvate dehydrogenase complex, mitochondrial isoform X1 — protein sequence MAYASRIINHSKKQLGNVPNLLLRQEHGGFVRWFSNGTRFSVDKNDDIGKAHRNGFAPAEKERLFSSMAETSESSFGASRKNGRRTTMQMGNPVSGPLLLKNVSCSQVLARRGFSSDSGLPPHQEIGMPSLSPTMTEGNIARWLKKEGDKVAPGEVLCEVETDKATVEMECMEEGFLAKILKEEGAKEIQVGEVIAITVEDEDDIGKFKDYSPSASDGAAAAKEPSTSTTPPPPKKEAAEEVVRSPEPKTSKPSAAPSGDRIFASPLAKSLAEENNVPLSSIKGTGPDGHIVKADIEDYLASRGKEVSAATTKGKDTTAASIDYVDIPHTQIRKVTASRLLQSKQTIPHYYLTVDTCVDKLMDLRVKLNALQEASGGKRISVNDLVIKAAALALRKVPQCNSSWTDNYIRQYNNVNINVAVQTDNGLYVPVVRDADKKGLSKIGEEVKHLAQKAKENSLKPEDYEGGSFTVSNLGGPFGIKQFCAIINPPQSGILAVGSAEKRVIPGLGPDEFKFASFMSVTLSCDHRVIDGAIGAEWLKAFKGYIENPESMLL from the exons ATGGCCTATGCATCTCGCATAATCAATCACTCAAAGAAG CAGTTAGGGAATGTTCCTAACTTACTATTGAGGCAAGAACATGGTGGTTTTGTCCGTTGGTTTTCGAATGGTACCCGCTTCTCTGTAGACAAAAATGATG ATATTGGTAAGGCTCATCGTAATGGCTTTGCACCTGCAGAAAAGGAGAGGCTGTTTAGCTCTATGGCTGAAACCAGT GAATCGTCATTTGGTGCATCTAGGAAAAATGGACGAAGGACAACAATGCAAATGGGGAACCCAGTGTCTGGACCGCTGCTCTTAAAGAATGTCTCTTG TTCCCAGGTGTTGGCAAGGAGAGGATTTTCATCCGATTCAG GGCTTCCTCCACATCAGGAGATTGGGATGCCTTCGCTCTCACCAACCATGACCGAG gGGAATATAGCAAGGTGGTTGAAGAAAGAGGGTGACAAAGTTGCACCTGGTGAAGTACTATGCGAAGTTGAAACT GATAAAGCTACTGTTGAGATGGAATGCATGGAAGAAGGTTTCCTTGCAAAGATCTTAAAGGAAGAAGGGGCGAAAGAAATTCAAGTTGGTGAG GTAATTGCTATAACTGTTGAAGATGAAGACGACATTGGCAAATTTAAGGATTACAGTCCTTCAGCTTCAGATGGTGCTGCTGCAGCTAAAGAGCCATCTACTTCTACCACACCTCCTCCACCCAAGAAGGAGGCGGCTGAGGAAGTGGTTAGATCACCGGAACCAAAAACTTCCAAGCCCAGTGCCGCTCCCTCTGGAGATCGCATATTTGCTAGTCCACTTGCAAAAAGTTTGGCTGAAGAGAATAAT GTACCTCTCTCAAGCATTAAAGGAACAGGTCCAGATGGACACATAGTAAAAGCTGATATTGAAGATTATTTGG CTTCACGTGGGAAGGAAGTTTCAGCAGCGACAACTAAGGGAAAGGACACAACAGCTGCTTCAATCGATTATGTCGACATTCCTCATACTCAAATAAGAAAG GTCACAGCTTCACGCTTGTTACAGTCAAAGCAAACTATTCCTCATTATTATCTAACAGTAGATACATGTGTTGACAAACTTATGGA TTTGAGGGTAAAATTGAATGCATTACAAGAGGCCTCAGGTGGGAAGCGAATTTCTGTAAATGATCTTGTTATCAAG GCTGCTGCTTTGGCTCTCAGAAAAGTTCCCCAATGTAATAGCTCATGGACAGATAACTATATTCGCCA ATACAATAATGTGAATATCAATGTAGCCGTACAGACAGATAACGGACTATATGTCCCAGTTGTTAGG GATGCAGACAAGAAAGGTTTATCTAAAATTGGAGAGGAGGTCAAGCATTTAGCCCAAAAAGCCAAAGAAAATAGCTTGAAACCAGAAGATTATGAG GGAGGCTCATTTACTGTATCAAATTTGGGAGGGCCCTTTGGCATCAAGCAATTCTGTGCCATCATCAACCCTCCTCAATCGGGCATTTTAGCAGTTGGCTCTG CCGAAAAGAGGGTTATTCCTGGTTTGGGACCGGATGAATTCAAATTTGCATCCTTCATGTCAGTAACATTAAGTTGCGATCATCGTGTAATAGATG GTGCTATTGGAGCAGAATGGTTAAAGGCATTCAAGGGCTACATCGAGAATCCTGAATCCATGTTGCTGTAA
- the LOC126682794 gene encoding mitochondrial import inner membrane translocase subunit TIM23-2-like, translated as MAYASSDRDPNRTENPNTRLYNPYQDLNLPAKTLYQLPTSPEFLFQEESLRQRRSWGENLTFYTGSAYLSASIGGASVGFFSAFKSFEPTDTMKLKVNRILNSSGHSGRVWGNRIGIAGLIYAMMESGVVMATDRDDVWTSVAAGLGTGAVCRAARGVRSAAVAGALGGLAAGAVVAGKQMMKRYAMI; from the coding sequence atGGCATACGCAAGCTCAGATCGCGATCCGAACCGAACTGAAAACCCAAATACCCGACTATACAACCCGTATCAAGACCTGAATCTTCCAGCTAAAACACTCTACCAGCTCCCAACCTCACCGGAGTTTCTCTTCCAAGAAGAATCTCTCCGGCAACGCCGTTCTTGGGGTGAAAATCTTACCTTTTACACCGGCTCCGCCTATCTCTCCGCCTCTATCGGCGGTGCTTCTGTCGGTTTCTTTTCCGCTTTTAAATCCTTCGAACCTACCGATACTATGAAGCTCAAAGTCAATAGGATCCTCAACTCTTCGGGTCATTCCGGTAGAGTATGGGGTAACCGGATCGGAATTGCTGGATTGATCTACGCTATGATGGAGAGCGGCGTTGTAATGGCTACTGATAGAGATGATGTTTGGACAAGTGTGGCGGCGGGGCTGGGTACCGGTGCGGTTTGTAGGGCGGCGAGAGGCGTTAGGTCGGCAGCGGTGGCTGGAGCTTTGGGTGGATTAGCGGCGGGTGCGGTGGTGGCCGGAAAGCAAATGATGAAGAGGTATGCTATGATTTAA
- the LOC126682793 gene encoding U-box domain-containing protein 35-like — MAYFRSELKADEDHGLTAIAIDADKNSQAAVKWAVDNLVNNKHPQCILVHVQCKSLAFGDNAGNVPKEGRPPTQQELQQFFLPYRGFCARRGIETKEVVIHDIDVPSALNDYIVNNNVSNIVLGASHRNAIMRKFKHPDTPTTVLKTAPECSAVYVIAKGKVQTFRLATRPHTPTTNSNGSTHSSLRQHSPPTTISHASSLKQQHYDQSNLNSPRSPPSDSQVSYNESWKSEGSDKMSPDASTESILLKFHEKYGFSLKSKHTPKPSTDGLSLDMLRRDSLSDGSDYSSGPLSLLSADVSYENVDSPNYRSQSKNSNSSQLANLLDSEMRRLKLELQQSMELFTSVTKEAVLAKQMVRELHRLQTLETRKSSDEMDLVEGATLTLAEMEKQKKKVAFEALQAAKKLADLEAQKRKTEMRAQFEAEDKMKNEEMDNNFRCRRYSIDEIEIATDHFSPAHKIGEGGYGPVFKGMLNHIAVAIKILRPDLSQGQKQFRQEVDVLSSMRHPHMVILLGACPEYGCLVYEYMENGSLEDRLFRKDHTPPIPWRTRFKIAYEIATALVFLHETKPEPLVHRDLKPANILLDRNYTSKVSDVGLARLVPQTEVSQYHMTAAAGTFCYIDPEYQQTGLLGVKSDLYSFGVVLLQLLTARPAMGLSYQVEDSIEKGTFSKILDPALEDWPVEDCLSLAKMSINCCELRKKDRPDLGTVVLPELFRLSNLGMDVATERIQHETTIPLTTPSDLDSEAQSHSDEVSYYFRKMNVHL, encoded by the exons aTGGCGTATTTCCGGTCGGAATTGAAAGCTGATGAAGATCACGGTTTAACGGCCATCGCGATCGATGCTGATAAGAATAGCCAAGCTGCAGTTAAATGGGCAGTTGATAATCTTGTTAATAACAAGCACCCACAATGTATTCTTGTTCATGTTCAATGCAAATCTTTGGCTTTTG GGGATAATGCAGGAAATGTACCTAAAGAAGGACGACCACCAACTCAACAAGAATTGCAGCAATTTTTCTTGCCATATAGAGGATTTTGTGCAAGAAGAGGG ATTGAAACAAAGGAAGTGGTTATTCATGACATTGATGTTCCGAGTGCACTTAATGATTATATTGTTAACAACAATGTTTCCAATATTGTTCTTGGTGCATCACACAGAAATGCCATTATGAG GAAATTTAAGCATCCGGATACTCCTACAACAGTGCTAAAAACTGCACCAGAATGCTCTGCAGTATATGTGATTGCTAAAGGAAAAGTTCAAACTTTTCGTTTAGCAACTCGACCTCACACGCCGACTACGAATTCGAACGGTTCTACGCATTCTTCCCTACGACAACACTCACCCCCTACCACCATTTCTCATGCATCTTCTCTCAAACAACAACATTATGATCAATCAAACCTGAATAGTCCACGAAGTCCGCCATCCGACTCCCA AGTGAGTTACAATGAGAGTTGGAAAAGTGAAGGTTCTGATAAAATGTCTCCTGATGCGAGCACTGAATCTATTCTGTTAAAGTTTCATGAAAAGTATGGATTCAGCTTGAAAAGTAAACATACACCGAAACCATCAACGGACGGTCTCTCGTTAGATATGTTGCGTAGAGATTCGCTATCAGACGGCAGTGATTACTCATCGGGGCCGTTAAGTCTATTATCAGCTGATGTGTCATATGAAAATGTAGATTCCCCTAATTATAGAAGTCAATCCAAGAATTCGAATTCGTCACAGCTTGCC AATTTGTTAGACTCCGAAATGAGGAGATTGAAACTCGAACTTCAGCAATCGATGGAATTGTTTACCTCAGTTACTAAAGAAGCTGTTTTGGCCAAGCAAATG GTAAGGGAGCTTCACCGGTTACAAACACTAGAAACGCGTAAATCATCGGACGAAATGGACTTAGTTGAAGGGGCAACACTAACATTGGCAGAAATGGAGAAACAGAAGAAAAAAGTTGCATTCGAAGCGCTACAAGCAGCGAAAAAATTAGCGGATTTAGAAGCGCAAAAGAGGAAAACGGAAATGAGGGCTCAATTTGAAGCAGaagataaaatgaaaaatgaggAAATGGACAATAATTTTAGATGTAGAAGATACTCTATTGATGAGATTGAAATTGCAACAGATCACTTTTCACCAGCTCATAAGATTGGTGAAGGTGGATATGGACCTGTTTTTAAAGGCATGCTTAATCATATTGCTGTTGCCATTAAAATCTTGAGGCCGGATTTGTCGCAAGGGCAGAAGCAGTTCCGACAAGAG GTTGATGTTCTAAGCAGCATGAGACATCCACACATGGTGATCCTGCTCGGAGCATGTCCAGAATACGGATGCCTCGTGTACGAGTACATGGAAAACGGAAGCTTGGAGGACCGCCTTTTCAGGAAAGATCACACTCCTCCAATTCCATGGAGAACCAGGTTCAAGATTGCCTACGAAATCGCCACAGCTCTTGTTTTCCTCCACGAAACCAAACCGGAACCTCTAGTTCATCGCGATTTAAAACCTGCAAATATTCTGCTAGACCGTAACTACACAAGCAAAGTCAGCGACGTGGGTTTAGCCAGGCTTGTTCCACAGACCGAAGTCAGTCAATATCACATGACAGCAGCCGCAGGGACGTTCTGTTATATCGATCCTGAGTATCAGCAAACCGGACTATTAGGCGTTAAGTCGGATCTATACTCATTCGGAGTGGTTCTGTTACAACTTCTAACAGCAAGACCAGCCATGGGACTATCATACCAAGTCGAGGATTCAATCGAAAAAGGAACATTCTCAAAAATTCTTGATCCTGCATTGGAAGATTGGCCTGTCGAAGATTGTTTATCGCTTGCCAAGATGTCGATTAACTGCTGCGAGCTACGGAAAAAGGACAGACCGGATCTTGGTACGGTTGTATTACCGGAGCTGTTTCGGTTATCAAATCTCGGAATGGACGTGGCTACTGAACGTATACAACATGAAACAACTATACCATTGACTACTCCGAGTGATTTAGATTCTGAAGCACAAAGTCATTCTGATGAGGTTAGTTActattttagaaaaatgaatGTGCACCTGTAG